CCGAGCTTGCGCTGAGCACCCAGCCGCCAGCCCCAGAACATCGGCACCAGCGCGATCACGAAGGCGGCCCAGCCCAGCGACTGGATCAGCAGGTCGGCGGCATAGGCGCCGGGCGTGCCGAACAGGTTGCGCGCGCTTTCCGCATTGGCGGGGACCGAGTTCAGCGAGGGATCATGCGGGTCGTAGCTGCCCAGCAGCACCATCAGCAGCAGGCCGAACAGGCCCAGCACGAATCCCATCGCCTCGCGCGCGCGGGCGACGACGAAGGCGCGCATGGCGGGCGAGAAGAAGGGCGGCTTCTCCTGCCGGCCGCGGCCGGCGCGAATGCGGTCCTTGCCCGGTTCCTTCATGCCGTCGCGAGGCGCTCCCTTGCGCGGGCTGGCGGCGGGCCGTCCCAGGCTGGGCCGGGGGCGCGCGGAGGAGGGGCCGGCGGGTCGGGCCATGGGGCGGGAACCTCGTGCTGTAGAAACCGAAGATAAAAGCGGCTGGCCGGAGCCGGTCAGCCGAGAATGCGGACGATGGACGCGCAGGCCTGGGCGACGGTGTCGGTGTCCTGCACCAGGGCCACGCGGATGAAGGCATCGCCTGGGTTCGGCTCGCCGGGGTTGTTGCGCGACAGATAGGCGCCGGGCAGGACGCGGACGGCGCCCTCCGCCCAAAGCCGCTTCGCGGCCTCCTCGCCGTTGCCGACTTCCAGCCACAGGAAGAAGCCGCCGGCCGGCCGGTAATAGCCGTAGCGGCCGCCCAGCTCCGCCTCCGCCGCCGCGAACTTGGCGCGGTAGGCGGCGCGGTTCTCCTCCACATGCGCCTCGTCGCGCCACAGCGCAGTGCTGGCGGCCAGGATCGGCAGCGGCATGCCGGCACAGCCGTAGCTGCGCAGGCGGGAGAAGCGGCCGATCAGCGCCGGGTCGCCGGCGACGAAGCCGGAACGCAGGCCGGCGGCGCTCGACCGCTTGGAAAGGGAGTGGAAGACCAGCAGGTTGGCCCAGGGCTTGCCGTCCGCGTAGGGCAGGGAGGCGGCGACTTGGAGCGCGCCGACCGGTGGGGTGTCCAGCCAGATCTCGGCATAGCATTCATCGACCGCCAGCACGAAGCCGTACTGCCGCGCCAGCCCGATGGCCTTGGCGAGATAGGCCGGCGTCGCCGCCGCGCCCTGCGGGTTGGCGGGGGTGCAGAGATAGAAGAGGGCGGTGCGCTCCAGCAGCTCCGGCGTCAGGGCGTCGAGGTCGGGCAGGAAGCCGGTCTCGCGTGTCGCCGACAGGAACACCGGCTCCGCCCCCGCCATCACCGCCGCCCCTTCATAGGGCGCGTAGAAGGGGTTCGGCATCAGCACCGCCGGTTGGCGTCCGGCCTTCTGCGTCGGCACCGCCAGCAACGCCAGCATGAACAGCGCCTCCCGCGTGCCGGACAGCGGCAGAACCGAGCTGTCGGCATGCAGCAGCCCGGCCGGCAACTCGTAACGGCGGGTCAGCCAGTCGCCGACCGCGGCGCGGAACTCCGGCGTGCCGCCGACCGGCGGATATTTGTTCCAGCCGGACGCCGTGGCGCGCAGCGTCTCCTCAATGATGGCGGGCGGGGTGTGCTGCGGCTCGCCCACCGTCAGCAGGATGGGGGCGACGTTGGCGCGCGGGGTGATCGGCGCCAGCAGGTTGGCCAGCCGGGTGAACGGGTAATCGGTCAGCAGGTCGAGCCGGTCGTTGCCGATCGCCTCGGTGAAGACGGCACCGCTGTTGACGCTGAAATCGGTGAGGACCATGGCGACCGTAACCCTCTTCGCACCCCGGATGCCGCACCCCGGCGCGGGGAGGCGGCCACGTCTCGTGAAGGGCCGATCCTATCGGCGCGGCACGGGGGGCACAAGCGCACAAAGCCCTTGATCGCGGCTGAGCGCGGCAGGTGGCCGAACGGTCACAGGGGGAGGCGGAGGGACCTTCTCCTTTTCATCCGGGTGATATTGACGCGCCTATTTTATCCGGGTATAAATCCGTCCTCACAACCGGAGTTCCGATCATGGCTGTCACCGCCGAGACCCTCTGCACCGCGTTCCGGGGCGAGCGCCGCCTTGCCGCCGGGGACGCGCTGAGCGTTGCGCGGGCCTTGCGGGCGGCGCTGGTCGCGGAGCCGGATGGGCCGCCGGTGCTGGTGTTCGAGGATGCCACCGGCAAGAGGGTCGACCTCGATCTGCGGGGAAGCGACGAGGAGGTCGCATGGCGTCTCTCTCCCCCGCCGCGTGGCCCCGGTCGGCCGAAGCTGGGGGTGGTGGCGCGGGAGGTCACGCTGCTGCCGCGCCATTGGGAATGGCTGAACGCCCAGCCGGGCGGAGCGTCGGTGGCGTTGCGCAAGCTGGTCGACGAGGCGCGCAAGGGGAGCGAAGCAAAAGACCGCGTGCGCCGGGCGCAGGAGGCCGCCTATCGCTTCATGCTGGAGTTGGCCGGCGACCGGCCGGGCTATGAGGAGGCGGTTCGGGCGCTCTATGCTGCAGACCGGGAGCGGTTCGACGCGCTGACGGCGGACTGGCCGGTGGAGCTGCGCGATTATGCCCGCGCTCTGGCGGAGGGGGCGTTTTCCGGCTGAACAGGCGGGCAGGCGCGTGAAGGCGCGCCCGCCGGGTCCGTTCCCGCCGGAAGGAGCGGACCCTGTTGGCCGGAAGCCTTACAGCGCCTCGGAGTTGGTCTCGCCGGTGCGGATGCGCACGGCCTGGGCGATCTCCAGCACGAAGATCTTGCCGTCGCCGATGCGGCCGGTGTTGGCGGCCTTCTGGATCGCCTCCACCACCTGCTCGTACTGGTCGTCGGACACGGCGACCTCGACCTTCACCTTTGGCAGGAAGCTCACGGAATATTCGGCGCCGCGGTAGATTTCCGTCTGGCCCTTCTGGCGGCCGAAGCCCTTGACCTCGCTGACGGTCAGGCCCTGAATCCCGAGCGACGTCAGCGCCTCGCGCACTTCGTCGAGCTTGAACGGCTTGATGATGGCCATAACCAGTTTCATGTGGCTTCCCCTTAAAGCGTTGTTCCGGCCGCGTGTAAGGCTGTGGCCGCCCCGTTGCGGTTCCAGTCCGGCCTGTCACCGTACCGTCCTTCCGCCGATGGCCCAAGCCTGTTCGCGTCGACCGCAAAAATCAACGATTACAAGAATCGTGCCGGTTGAATTGCGCTGAAAGGATGGGAATATGCCTGTCGAATGGGCGCCCAAAAGGGCGGCATCTGCCTAAAAAACATTCAGCGATAATCTGTCCGGTGGCCGGCCGCGACCGGCCGGGGTCAGGACACTGGACAGGACGCGCCCGTGCGACAATTGTTTGGTCGCGTGGCGGCGCCGGCAAGGCTTGGGCACAAGGCCCAAGCCCGGCGGACGACCGCGCCACAGGCATCGAAGGCGAGAGGGCAGCGAGCATCATGGCCGTACCGGGCACCGAATCGGGCAACGCGACCGTCCCGCCGCAGGGCGGCGACATCACCACGGAGGTCGTGGTGCTGGGCGGCGGTCTGGCCGGGCTGACCATGGCGGCGGCGCTGGCCAGCGCCGGCGTGCCGGTGGTCTGCATCGACCAGGACAGCCCCGAACGCATGGGCGGCGGCGATTTCGACATCCGCACCACCGCGATCTCCTATGCCTCCAAGATGGTGCTGGAGGCGGCGGGGGTGTGGCATCACATGGCCGATCAAGCCGGTCCGATGCTGGACATCCGCATCGCCGACCAGTTCTCGCCCCTGTTCATCCATTACGACCACACGGAACTTGCGATGGAGGGCAAGCACCAGCCCTTCGGCTGGATCCTGGACAACAAGGACATCCGCCGCGCCCTGTTCACCCGCGCCGCCGAGCTGCCGGGACTGGTCCATCTGGCGCCGGCCAAGGCGGTGACGGTGGAGCGGACGCGGTCGGGCGTGATGGTGCGTCTGGCCGACGGGCGGACGGTGCGCGGCCGGCTGCTGGTCGGCGCCGACGGGCGGCGGTCGATGGCGCGCGATAGCGCGGGGATCAAGGTGCGGCGCTGGTCCTACGACCAGAGCGCCATCATCTGCACCATCCGCCACACCGAGCCGAACAAGGGCGTCGCGGTGGAGCATTTCCTGCCCAACGGTCCCTTCGCCGTCCTGCCGATGACGGACAACCGCTGTTCCATCGTGTGGAGCGAGAAGACCTCGCTGGTCGACACCTATCTGAGGCTGCCCGACGACCAGTTCGTCGACGAGCTGCAGCGCCGGTCCGGCGGCTATCTCGGCGAGATCACGCTGCTGACCAAGCGCGAGGCGTGGCCGCTGTCGGTCCTGCTGGCCGACCGCTTCATCGCCGACCGGCTGGCGCTGGTGGGGGAGGCGGCGCACGCCATCCACCCGATCGCCGGGCAGGGGCTGAATCTCGGCATGCGCGACGTCGCCGCGCTGGCGGAGGTGGTGGTCGACGCCTATCGCCTCGGCCTCGACGTCGGCGGGCCGGAGGTGCTGGCCCGCTTCCAGCGCTGGCGCCGCTTCGACACCGTGCTGCTGGCGGCGGTGTGCGACGGGCTGGTCCATCTGTTCTCCAACAACATCCCGCCGGTGAAGCTGGCGCGCGACCTCGGCATGGCGGTGATCAACCGGCTGCCGCCGGTCAAGCGCTTCTTCATGAAGCACGCGATGGGCGTGGTCGGCGACCTGCCGCGGATGATCCGCGGGCAGCCGCTGTGACGCTGCCCTCCTGACCCGACTTCGGTGGTCCCGCCATTGGTGCTCCTTGGCAGCGGGGGGCGGACGCCTTATGTCCGCCATACCGCCCGGTTAAGGGATCCCGGGCCACTCCGACCAAGGATGAAGATCGTGCTTCGCCGTCTTTCCCGCTCTCTGCTGACCGGCGCCCTGCTCTCCGCCGCCCTTCTGGCTCCGCTGCCGGCCCTGTTCGCCTCGCCCGCCACTGCCGCGCCGGCCACCCCGGTCTCGCTGTCGGCGCAGGATCAGGCGGTCGTCGCCAAGGTGGAGGAGTATCTGAACGGCATCACCACCCTGCAGTCGAAGTTCCTGCAGGTGGCGCCCAACGGGCGGCAGGCGACCGGCACCTTCTATCTGTGGCGGCCCGGCCGGATGCGGCTGGAATATGACCGGCCGCTGAAGGACTTCATCGTCGCCGACGGCAGCTTCGTCTTCTATTGGGACGGCGAGATGCGCCAGCAGTCGAGCGCCCCCATCGGCTCGACGCTCGCCGACTTCATCCTGCGCAAGAACATCCGCCTGGCGGGCGACGTCACCGTCACCGAGGTGTTCCAGGCCCCCGGCGTGATCGAGGTCAGCCTGCTGGAGACCAAGGACCCCGGCAAGGGCACCCTGACCCTCGTGTTCGAGGATCACCCCTTCCAGCTGCGCAAATGGCGGGTGCTGGACGCCCAGGGCATGACCACCGAGGTGGCGCTGCTGAACCCGCGCACCGACGTCACCTTCGACCGCGACATGTTCTATTTCAAGGAGCCGCAACGCGGATCGGATTTCGGCCGCAACAACTGATCGGCCCCGAAGCGCGACCGAGAAATAAAGACCGGGCAACGAAGCCCTTCGCCTTCTGTTGTCATGTCGCGGGACCGGCAACAGTAGGCGTTCCATGTCCACCGATCAGGCACAGCAGACTGGAACCGGCCGCTCGGAAGTCGAGCTGGGGGGCCGTCTGCACGGCATGAACAGGGCGCTGGCGCGCAACTGGTGGGCTCTGGCCCTGCGCGGGGCGGCGGCGATCCTGCTGGGGGTGCTGGCCCTGCTGATGCCGGGCGTGACGGTGGCGACGCTGGCGCTGACCTTCGCCGCCTATCTGCTGCTCGACGGCGTCTTCGCCATCCTGGCCGGGATCCGTGCCTCCCGCCATCATGAACGCTCGCTGCCCTTCATCCTGGAGGGTGTGGTCAGCCTGATCGCCGGCATCGTCGCCGCCCTGTGGCCGGCCGCCAGCCTGTTCGCGCTGGTGTTCCTGATCGCGGCCTAGTCGGTCATCACCGGCTTCGCCGAGGTGATGGGGGCGTGGCGGATGGACCGCACCCATGGGAAATGGGCCTGGGGCGTGGCCGGCATGCTGTCGATCCTGTTCGGGCTCAGCATGTGGGTGCTGCCGGCGCTGGGTCTGCTGGCGCTCGCCTGGGGCGTCGCGGCATACCTGATCGCCTTCGGGGTGCTGGCGCTGGTGACCGCCTTCCGGCTGCGGCACTGCCATCGGGAGAACAGCGCCTCGGGCGGCGGCGGGATGACGGCTGCGGGCTGAGGGGGGCGTTATCGGAGCCCCTCCCAATTCATAGCTCCATCGTACAATTTCCTACACGAACAGTCTCTGGCAGCCTGAACTCCGGCACGATGTTTGCTGCGCTGCGGCAAAACGGCTGCGAGGGGCTGTGTCATGACGCCGCACCGACCGACTATTGGGCAGACTGGCGACCGATCCGGCGACCGGCGCACAGGTTCTGTGCAACACAACATCCTGGCCGCCGCCGCGTCCGGGGTGTCGAACTTCATCGCCGCGCAGGGTGGCTGTCCCGACCGGGTGTTCCACCGCGCCGGCGTGGAGGAGCGGGCGCTGGGCCAGCCGACGGTGGCGCTCGACCTCCGCGCCTATGTGGCGATGATGGAGGTGGCGGCGGCGGAGACCGGCAACGACAATTTCGGCCTGCTCTACGGACGCCAGTTCCAGCCGGAGATGCTGGGGCTGATCGGCTCCATCGCGCTGGCCGCGCCGACGCTGGGGGCCGCGCTGGACCATCTGGCCCGGCTGTTTCCCTTCCACCAGCAGGCGACCGAGACGCGCTTCGTCCGCGAGGGCGAACTGCTGCGGCTGGAATACCGCATCCTCGACGGCCGCATCGTCGAGCGGCGGCAGGATGCCGAACTGACCATGGGCATGTTCGCCAATGTGGTGCGCGCCTGCCTCGGTCCGGGTTGGATGCCGGAGGAGGTGCATTTCGAACATCCCAAGCCGGAGGGCTGGCGCCAGCATCAGGCGCTGTTCGACGCGCCTGCCCATTTCGGCCAGCGCACCAACGCCATCCTGCTGCGCGACCGCCATCTCGACCGCCGCATGCCCGGCGGCGACATGGCCCGGCTGACCGGGCTGTGCGGCACGCTGATCGACATCGCCCGCGGCACCGGCACCCCGCCGCTGCTCGACCGCGTGAAGGCGGAGGTGCGGGCGCGGTTGCCGGAAGGCCCGCCCTATCTCGAGGACATCGCCGACCGGCTGGGCATCGCCCGCTGGACCCTGCAACGCCGGCTGGCCGACGAGGGGCTGAGCTTCTCCGATCTGGTGGAGGGGGTGCGGCGCGATCTGGCGGCGGTCTACATCCGCCAGCGCCATGTCCCCATCGCCGACATCGGCGCCCTGCTCGGCTATTCGGAGGTCAGCGCCTTCAGCCGCGCCTTCAGCCGCTGGTTCGGCGCATCGCCGGCGAAGCTGCGCGATGGGAGGGGCTGAAGGATGGCAGTCGTGAGCCTCCCGTCATAAGATCGGTTCCGGGATACACCGGCGCAGGACAGGGCGGACATGGCGCGCGCATCGAGGAGTCGTCACCGTTTCTGGCGGGACCCCGCGCTTCCGCATCTTGAGGCGCGGAGCATCGAGGACGGGCAGGAGGTCCGCTATGGCTGGCACAGCCACCCGACCTTTTCCATCGGGTTGGTGACCGGTGGTGTCAGCGACTTCCGCATCGGCGCCGAATGCCACCGGATCGCTGCCGGTACGGTCGTTCTGATGAACCCGGACGAGGCGCATGTCTGTAACCCGCTGAACGGCCAGCCCTGGTCCTATCGCATGCTGTATGCCGATGCCGCGTGGCTGGCGGCGCTGGAGGGGGAGGCGACGTTCCGGCCCCACACCCCGCATTTGAGCCGCGATCCGGAACTGGCGGACAGGCTGGGACGGCTGTTCAGCCTGTTGTTCGATCCGCTTCCGGACAGCGCGGAGAAAGAGGCGGCAGTCCGGTCTTTCTTCGTCGCGCTGAGGCAGGCTCTGGGCGGTGTACCGTCCGGTCGGCATGGGGAGGGCCGGCCCGGCGGCGAACATGCGGCGCTGGACCGGGCCGCCGATTTCATCTCCGCACATTGCACCCAGCCGCTGCGGCTGGCCGAGATCGCCGCGGTGTCGGGCTTGTCGCCGTCCTATCTGGTGCGGTCCTTCAAGGCCCGCTATGGGCTGACCCCGCATGCCTACCAGATCAACCGCCGCATCCAGTTCGGCCGGCGAGAGTTGCTACGCGGCCGCCCGATCGTGGAGGTCGCGCTGGATGCCGGCTTCGCCGATCAGGCCCATTTCCAGCGGGCCTTCAAGCGTCATGTCGCCGCCACTCCCGGCCAGTACATGCGCCGGGAGTGAAAGGCCGGCGCGAAGGTGGGCGTGGCGATCAGGCGGCGATGCCGATATGGGCGGCGCTCGCCGCGAGCAGGGCGGCCATGGCACGGTTGAACAGCCGCATCCGCCGCCCATCCGCCAGCAGATGGCGCAACCGGGCGCCGGCGTAGGCCCAGCAGCCGACCGACAGATAACAGATGACGAAATATAGCCCGGCGAAGATCCAGAGCCGGGCAGGATCGTCCCCGGCATAGGCACCGACCCCGGCCAGCGCCGCGACCCAGGCCTTCGGGTTCAGCCACTGCATGGCGGCCCCTTGCAGAAAGGAGGGTGGCGGGGGCGGCTCGCCGGCGGCGACCTCTCCGTCGCTTTTCCATAATTTCCACCCCATCCACAGCAGGAAGACCATGCCTGCCCAACGGGTGAGCGTGGCGGCGGCGGGCCAGCCGCGCAACAGCTCCGCCAGGCCAAGCCCGGCCAACACCAGCAGCAGGACGAATCCCAGGGTGGCACCGGCGACATGGCGCAGGGTGGCGCGCAGACCGTGGGAGGCTCCGCTGGACAGCGCCACCACATTGACCGGGCCGGGGGAAATCGATGCGGCCAGCGCGAAGCCGGCCATCGACAGGCAAAGCATCATCATCGCCGCCGTCCTACTTCAGCAGCGGCAGCGAACCGGTCAGCGAGCGCACCAGCGCCGCCGGGCCGTGCAGGCAGAGGCCGAGATAGCGCAACTCCTCCTGCCGGGTGGCGGCGAGCCGCTGGCGATAGTCGTCGTAGCTCTTGGCGCGCTGGGCGACGTCGGTCATGCCGATCACACCCAGCCCGTCGGCCTCCCGTTCCGCCGCGCTCCGGCGCAGCGCGCGCAAGCCCTCGGCATCGGACACCAGGATCGGCATCACGATGGTGGTGATGCCGGGATGGCCGATGCCGTCGGCATCCTGAAGGTCGCAGCCGACCAGTTCGGGCCGCAGCTTCCCCAGCGTCATCGACAGGGCGGCGGCGGTGTTGGCGATCAGCCCGGGCGGCAGGGCGCGGTCGATGATGAAGGCACAGCGTGTCACGTCCGGCTTTCCCTTTGTTGGATGAAGGTCAGGCCGGGGACTGTCGTGGATCGGACGGGGGCGGGTATTGAATGAAATTACCCACGGCCGGACGGGGTGCGGCCGCTCGCGGCACACTGCCGGCGGTTCGGCCCGTCGCCCCCGCGGATGCGCGGCGGCAGGGCTGCAACCGGCATCCGCACCGTCTATAGTGTCCCGACAGCACCGTCGCTTGTGGGGCTGCCTGGGGGCATTTGGGGTGCCGGGATGTCAACGAACTACGTCAACACCTTCATCACCGCCGCGGCCGACTGCAAGGCAAAGGCCGGCACCGTTCCGTCCAAAGCCGGTACGATCGGCGCGCTGCAGCTCTCGCTGCTCTTGGAACGGCCCTATGCCCTGACCAGCGACGAACTGCTGCTGGAGGTCCACATGATCCGCAACGGCATTCCTCCGG
The nucleotide sequence above comes from Azospirillum sp. TSA2s. Encoded proteins:
- a CDS encoding aminotransferase class I/II-fold pyridoxal phosphate-dependent enzyme; protein product: MVLTDFSVNSGAVFTEAIGNDRLDLLTDYPFTRLANLLAPITPRANVAPILLTVGEPQHTPPAIIEETLRATASGWNKYPPVGGTPEFRAAVGDWLTRRYELPAGLLHADSSVLPLSGTREALFMLALLAVPTQKAGRQPAVLMPNPFYAPYEGAAVMAGAEPVFLSATRETGFLPDLDALTPELLERTALFYLCTPANPQGAAATPAYLAKAIGLARQYGFVLAVDECYAEIWLDTPPVGALQVAASLPYADGKPWANLLVFHSLSKRSSAAGLRSGFVAGDPALIGRFSRLRSYGCAGMPLPILAASTALWRDEAHVEENRAAYRAKFAAAEAELGGRYGYYRPAGGFFLWLEVGNGEEAAKRLWAEGAVRVLPGAYLSRNNPGEPNPGDAFIRVALVQDTDTVAQACASIVRILG
- a CDS encoding DUF2239 family protein, which gives rise to MAVTAETLCTAFRGERRLAAGDALSVARALRAALVAEPDGPPVLVFEDATGKRVDLDLRGSDEEVAWRLSPPPRGPGRPKLGVVAREVTLLPRHWEWLNAQPGGASVALRKLVDEARKGSEAKDRVRRAQEAAYRFMLELAGDRPGYEEAVRALYAADRERFDALTADWPVELRDYARALAEGAFSG
- the glnK gene encoding P-II family nitrogen regulator; this encodes MKLVMAIIKPFKLDEVREALTSLGIQGLTVSEVKGFGRQKGQTEIYRGAEYSVSFLPKVKVEVAVSDDQYEQVVEAIQKAANTGRIGDGKIFVLEIAQAVRIRTGETNSEAL
- a CDS encoding UbiH/UbiF/VisC/COQ6 family ubiquinone biosynthesis hydroxylase, which produces MAVPGTESGNATVPPQGGDITTEVVVLGGGLAGLTMAAALASAGVPVVCIDQDSPERMGGGDFDIRTTAISYASKMVLEAAGVWHHMADQAGPMLDIRIADQFSPLFIHYDHTELAMEGKHQPFGWILDNKDIRRALFTRAAELPGLVHLAPAKAVTVERTRSGVMVRLADGRTVRGRLLVGADGRRSMARDSAGIKVRRWSYDQSAIICTIRHTEPNKGVAVEHFLPNGPFAVLPMTDNRCSIVWSEKTSLVDTYLRLPDDQFVDELQRRSGGYLGEITLLTKREAWPLSVLLADRFIADRLALVGEAAHAIHPIAGQGLNLGMRDVAALAEVVVDAYRLGLDVGGPEVLARFQRWRRFDTVLLAAVCDGLVHLFSNNIPPVKLARDLGMAVINRLPPVKRFFMKHAMGVVGDLPRMIRGQPL
- a CDS encoding outer membrane lipoprotein carrier protein LolA; protein product: MKIVLRRLSRSLLTGALLSAALLAPLPALFASPATAAPATPVSLSAQDQAVVAKVEEYLNGITTLQSKFLQVAPNGRQATGTFYLWRPGRMRLEYDRPLKDFIVADGSFVFYWDGEMRQQSSAPIGSTLADFILRKNIRLAGDVTVTEVFQAPGVIEVSLLETKDPGKGTLTLVFEDHPFQLRKWRVLDAQGMTTEVALLNPRTDVTFDRDMFYFKEPQRGSDFGRNN
- a CDS encoding HdeD family acid-resistance protein; amino-acid sequence: MSTDQAQQTGTGRSEVELGGRLHGMNRALARNWWALALRGAAAILLGVLALLMPGVTVATLALTFAAYLLLDGVFAILAGIRASRHHERSLPFILEGVVSLIAGIVAALWPAASLFALVFLIAA
- a CDS encoding DUF308 domain-containing protein produces the protein MDRTHGKWAWGVAGMLSILFGLSMWVLPALGLLALAWGVAAYLIAFGVLALVTAFRLRHCHRENSASGGGGMTAAG
- a CDS encoding AraC family transcriptional regulator, translating into MQHNILAAAASGVSNFIAAQGGCPDRVFHRAGVEERALGQPTVALDLRAYVAMMEVAAAETGNDNFGLLYGRQFQPEMLGLIGSIALAAPTLGAALDHLARLFPFHQQATETRFVREGELLRLEYRILDGRIVERRQDAELTMGMFANVVRACLGPGWMPEEVHFEHPKPEGWRQHQALFDAPAHFGQRTNAILLRDRHLDRRMPGGDMARLTGLCGTLIDIARGTGTPPLLDRVKAEVRARLPEGPPYLEDIADRLGIARWTLQRRLADEGLSFSDLVEGVRRDLAAVYIRQRHVPIADIGALLGYSEVSAFSRAFSRWFGASPAKLRDGRG
- a CDS encoding AraC family transcriptional regulator, which gives rise to MARASRSRHRFWRDPALPHLEARSIEDGQEVRYGWHSHPTFSIGLVTGGVSDFRIGAECHRIAAGTVVLMNPDEAHVCNPLNGQPWSYRMLYADAAWLAALEGEATFRPHTPHLSRDPELADRLGRLFSLLFDPLPDSAEKEAAVRSFFVALRQALGGVPSGRHGEGRPGGEHAALDRAADFISAHCTQPLRLAEIAAVSGLSPSYLVRSFKARYGLTPHAYQINRRIQFGRRELLRGRPIVEVALDAGFADQAHFQRAFKRHVAATPGQYMRRE
- a CDS encoding LysE family translocator, with the translated sequence MMMLCLSMAGFALAASISPGPVNVVALSSGASHGLRATLRHVAGATLGFVLLLVLAGLGLAELLRGWPAAATLTRWAGMVFLLWMGWKLWKSDGEVAAGEPPPPPSFLQGAAMQWLNPKAWVAALAGVGAYAGDDPARLWIFAGLYFVICYLSVGCWAYAGARLRHLLADGRRMRLFNRAMAALLAASAAHIGIAA
- a CDS encoding DUF2000 domain-containing protein; translated protein: MTRCAFIIDRALPPGLIANTAAALSMTLGKLRPELVGCDLQDADGIGHPGITTIVMPILVSDAEGLRALRRSAAEREADGLGVIGMTDVAQRAKSYDDYRQRLAATRQEELRYLGLCLHGPAALVRSLTGSLPLLK